DNA from Thermoplasma acidophilum DSM 1728:
CGATGAGAAGGCATCGGTTCATCCATATTCAGCGATGCATTGCCAATACTCAATGATTCGTGTACCCAGCCAGCGGTATCCCCACAGACGCTAGTTCCGAATGCACCAGCCCTGCCCTTCCCGTGTCCTGAGGATTGCAGGCTTTTCCGCTGGGGGCATGCACGTGTGTCATCTGCCTGAAGATCGGACTTTATCAGCTTCCTTTATACTCAAAACGTCCCTATAACAATGTCTTTATATTTTTTCAAATTGACCAGATGTGCCCGATAAAGTGATAGAGGTCGAACACCTCCGGCAGACCTACGATGGCAGGACATTTGTCGTAGATGACGTTTCATTTTATGTGCTTAAGGGTGAGATCTATGGCCTCCTTGGCAAAAACGGTGCCGGAAAGACCACAACGATAAGGACGATGACAACGATACTCCCGGTTCATTACGGAAAGGTAAGGATCCTTGGCATGGATGTATCCGAAAACGCGGAGAAGATAAGGAGACGCATAGGCGTGGTTCTTCAGAACGAGTCCTTCGACTTCGCCAGCGTCGAGCGAAACCTGAAGGTTTACGGCATGCTCTGGGATGTTCCCAGGGAGGTGCTGAAGGCCAGGATAGAGGAGGTGCTTGAGGTCTTCGATCTGGGCCAGCTGAGGAAGGTGAGGGCTATGGAGCTCTCGGGAGGGCAGAAAAAGCGTTTACAGGTTGCCAGGGAATTCCTGCATGACATGGACCTGCTGTTTCTCGACGAACCAACGGTGGGCCTGGATCCGATAATGCGCCGTTCCGTCCTGAATTACATAAGGGACAAGGCCAGAAAGGGCCTTACCGTTCTTTACACAACCCAGATCATGGAGGAGGCAGATTACCTGTGCGACAGGATCGCCATCATGAACAGGGGCAAGATCGTGGCAGAGGGTACAAGTTCAGATCTAAAGTCAAAATATGGCGATCTCAAAACAATACATGTCGTGGTGTCAGGCGAAATCGATTACGAGGATCTAAGGGCGAAGTTTCCTGAGGACGTCCTGTTTGATAATGAGGAGATACGCATCGTATCGAAGAACGTGGAGGACATACTGCCAGATCTCATAATATACCTGAAGACGAAGGGTATAAGGATAGAAAGAATAAGTGTAGAGGAGAGCAGCCTTGACGATGTATTCCTGAAGGTGGTATCATGATTCCGCCATCACTGCGCCTCACAGCCCGCAACTTGATAATAAACACGGATCCCGGCACGCTTCTGTTCCTGATAGGTCTCCCGTCCTTCTATCTAATAGTCCTCGGTCTGATGTTCCAGGCCCTGATCCCCAACGTTATATTCGATGGGCGATCTATAAGCTACGCACAGTTCCTTTCTCCAGGCGTTGTGGCAATGCAGCCGTTCATAGCGGGATCAATAGGCGGAAGCATGCTCTGGTCCGACAGGCGCTGGGGCATGTTCGAGCAGCTTCTCGTTGGGCCGTTCCACAGGATAGATTACCTGCTCGGTATAATCTATGTATCAATGATATTCTCCGTTGGAGGGGCACTTCTGATGTTCCTGGTATCGTACTTGCTGACCGGATTCGTTGTCCATTACTTAATGAACATAGTGCTCATTGTCATAGTGCTGCTCGTGTCTTCCATACTCTTCACTTCCTTGTTCTTGGTGCTTTCGGTTTTCATACGCACAATACAGACCTACAACACAGTGACCATGTTCATATTCTTCATACTTGACTTCGCAAGTTCAGCATTCTACCCGATCAATGGCAGGACGCCGCTTGGCCTCAGGATAGTTTCCTATGCGAACCCACTCACGTACATAGTTGATTCGGTGAGGGACATGATGTTCGCCAGATTAACTGGATCTGATCTAATATATGTTGGAATAGTGGTGGCTCTATCCGCCATATTCTTTGTATTCGCAGCTCTATCATACAGAAAAGCCAAAATATGAAAATGAAAAGGTTTATCCCTGAATTTTTCCTTGATAGCATGAGGTTCGGAAGGAGATGAGGCCATGTTCAGGGACAGAACAGAGGCCGGGCGCATACTTGCCGGCAAGATACAGAAGCCAGCCGGAAGCTGCACGGTCACCGGCATCGCGAGAGGTGGGATCGTCACCGCCAGGCCGATCGCCGATATACTCGGCTGCGATCTCACGACCATAATAGTCAAGAAGATAGGCCACCCTGAAGATCCGGAGTTCGCAATAGGCGCCATAGCTGAAGGGCAGGAAAGAAAACCGTACCTGAGCCCGTTCTCATCGGGGGTGGACAGAGAAGCCATACAGTACGCCGTGAGCAGGCTTATGAACGATATAGCGGAAATGCGTGCATCGATCGGTAAAGAAAACTCAGTTTTCCGCAGAAAATGGGATTCCGTTTTGCTGGTGGACGACGGTTCGGCTACTGGGGCAACCATCGTGGCCGCCCTGAGGAGCATAAGATCCTCTGTTACGAAGAACGTATCGGTTGCTGTACCCGTTCTGAGCGAGGAGGCATATGATCTCATACGATCAGAGGGTGTGCAGATATACTACGTGGAGATGCCCTATGATTTCGAAGCGGTGAGCGAGTTCTATTCTGATTTCAGGGAAGTGACCATTGAAGATCTGGCGGCTGTTCTGGGGCATTAGCTTTTACTTATACTGCGGATGTGATGCCAGGTTTCCGCGGGTGCAGTTAAACCTACGAAATTGATATATATGATACAAACATCACTTTCTGAAAACCCGCGGGGATTCACGAGGCCGGCATATCTGTGCGGATCGTTGAAACTTCGGCGGAAGGGGACATGGGGTAATGGCATCCTGACGGGCTCCAGTCAGGAGATGATTAGAAACAGGGTCATCTGATTTGATGATGAGTGACTGGAACTATGATCCAGGAAGAGACCCGTAGATCTGGGTTCAACTCCCAGTGTCCCCATTCTAATTCACGTTAGAATCTGTGATTTGGAATCAGCAGTATAATGTGCACATTCAAAGGCAGGTGAAGCCCACCATTAGAAGGTTTCAATTCCTGCATTGTGAAACTAGCTGTCGTGAAAAGCGCTGTCGTGTTCTTTCAGGATCGACACTTAATTCATTCTCCGTTTCAACTTTCCGATCTAGGGTCCGATCAGACAGGCCATTTTCTCCAGATACATGCTACAAAATGGTTATGTTCCATGCTCATTTCGAATTTCTATGGCAGGAATGGATGTGGAATTCAACACCAAGAATGACGTAATAAAGGCATATTTATCGCGCCCAGATGACGGCATGAGGCATCCCGGCATAGTGGTGATACACGAGATATTCGGTCTTGACGATCACATCAGGTCCGTGGCGGACAGGATCTCACGCGAAGGCTATGTGGCGCTGGCCCCAGATCTCTTTTCAAGCCACGAACTCTCTGCAAAGATAACCAGAGAGGGCATACTCGAGAGCATGAAATTCATCATGAGCATTCCCCCGGAGAAGCAGCGGGATGATTCATACAGAAACTCTCTTCTTAATTCAATGCCGGAGGAAAAGAGAAGGATAATGTCCAGCACCTATTCCGCTCTCTTTGTAAACAGGCCAACACAGCTGCTTACGGAATACCTAGAATACGCCGTTGATTACCTGAAGGGCATCGGCGTAACCAGTGTGGGTTCGGTTGGTTTCTGTTTCGGCGGAGGCATGTCCGCGAATCTGGGATGCACGGGCAAGGTTGACGCTACGGTGATATTTTACGGTGAGAACCCTGATCCCATAGATAAGGTCAAGGGAATGAAGAGTGTGCTTGGTCTTTATGCCGGAGAAGATCACAGGATCACTTCACGCGTTCCAGAGCTACTGGCCAAGCTGATAGAGTTCAGCATCCCCGTGACAATAAAGGTGTACCCGGGGGCCTATCATGCCTTCTTCAACGATACAAGGCCGCAGATATACAACGAGGCAGCTGCGAAGGATGCCTGGAACATGATGCTGTACTTCTTCAGGACGCAGCTTGGCCCTTAGTTGATAAGGATCTCCTAAGCCTGGCGAAGGGCAACCTTCCCAAGGTCATCTATTTCCCTTATCACGTCGCCGTCGTCGGTGTTGCTCACATCGCCAACGGGAAGGCCGCAGAAGGCGGATCTTATCACCCTCCTCATGATCTTGCCGTTCCTTGTCTTCGGTATTCTGGATATGCGCACCACATGGGCGGGCGTGAATGGCTTTCCCATGCCAACCTCTATCTGCTTTGCAATTCTCCCGCTCAGGCCCGGTTCGCCGACGTAGAAGACGGCGAGAACCTCCCCTTTGACGCTGTCAGGTATCGATACCACCGCGCATTCCGTCACGCCGCTGACACGCATCACCATATCCTCAACTTCATTGGGGCCAACGCGTTTCCCGGCGATCTTTATCACGTCATCGGATCTACCGTAAAGGTAGAAGTAGCCTTCTTCATCCATCTCACCGAAGTCTCCATGGAACCATATATCTTTGAATTTCGACCAGTAAGTTTCGAGGTACTTCTCCCTGTTATTCCAAAGCCCGCGTGTCATTGATGGGCTTGGAAACTTTGCCACAAGGTACCCCACCGTGTTGTATACCTCCCTTCCCTCCTCGTTGAATATCGATGCGTTCATGCCAAGTCCCCTGTAGAGGCATCTGGGTTTCTGCGGTATGGCCGGATTTGAGGCAAGGAAGCACCCTATTATGTCTGTGCCGCCGGATATGTTTGAAATCGATGCACGGCCGCGGCCGAGTATGCTGAACAGGTATACCCATGACTCCTCGTCCCATGGCTCCCCAGTTGATCCGAATACCCTCACGGTATCGAACGTCCTGCTCGTGCCCCTGAACTTTATCATCCTGACCACCGTGGGAGAGAGGCCAAGGAGCGTTACGCCGTTATCGTGCACAATATCGAATATCCTGTCAGGATCGGGATAGTCTATTGCGCCGTCGTAGAGGAATATCGTGCCGTGAAGCGCATTCGTGCCAATAAGCGCCCATGGGCCCATCATCCAGCCAAGGTCAGTTATCCAGTGCAGCACATCGTTCTCTTTCAGATCCATGTAATACTTGACTTCCTTGGCTATGTTGACTAGCGCGCCGCCATGCACATGTACCGTGCCCTTTGGCTTTCCAGTAGTTCCTGATGTGTAGAGCATTATGGCAGGGTCTTCGCTCGATGTACGCTCCACTGGCACATTTTTGCCGCCGCTGACAGCATCTTCAAATCTGTAGAAATCTGTGCGATCGGCATCCATTATCGTTTTCATATTGATGCTCCTTGCGACCGCGGACATATCGATGGCCTTTCCCTTCCTCCTGTACGATGCAGACGTTATCATGAGGCTCGATCCTGAATCTTCGATCCTGTTCCTGACAGCATCAACTCCGTAGCCAGAGAACATCGGCACAGCTATGGCACCGATGCGGAGGACGGCATAGAACGCTATTGCGCTGTTAGCATTGAATGGCATGTATATGGCGACCCTGTCCCCCCTGCCTATGCCCATGTCATGGATGGCCGAAGATAAGGCCGAGACCTTTCTGTTGAGTTCCGAGTATGACATTTTTGATTTATAGCCATCCTCAGATTCATACACTATGGCAGTATTTTCGGAATCGGAGTAGCGTTCCACCGCATTATACTCGATGTTGATTCTGCCGCCGGTGAACCATTTCGCCCACGGTACGCCTTCGGATAGATCCATTACATGGTCGAATTTTTTGAAGAATTCCAGGCCGAGATCATCTATAACCCTTGGCCAGAACCACTCAGGATCCCTGTCGGCCCTGGCGTAGAGATCCTTTACGGTCATCCCAAGGGATGAGGCGAATCGCCCAAGATTGGTTTCCGCGATGGCTTCATCGGACGGCTTATAATAGAACATAAGTGTACCAGTGAATTAATATATATAACATTTTTCGCATATCTAGTTTATTCACCATAAATAATGATGGATTCTATGCACTCAATCTGAACGATCACTCGATCCTTCTGCCCTCCTCGTACATCTTCACCAGGGATCTGGCGATCACGCGCTTCCTTATCTCAGTTGTTCCTGCACCTATCTGCCCCAGGATCGCGTCTCTCAGCAGCATTTCAATGCCGGTATCCTTTATGTATCCGTACCCGCCGAAGATCTGAATCGCCTCTCTTGCTATGTATTCTGCTGATTCGGAAGCATACATGATCGCTGATGCAGCGTCTATTGGATCCATCATATCGAACTGCAGCTTCTCCAGAGCCCTGAAGGCAAGCATCCTGCTGGCCTCATACCTCACATACATGTACGAAAGCTTCTCCTGGATGAGCTCGAAGTCCGCGATGTGCTGCCCGAACTGTTTCCTCTGTGAGGCATAGTTCACGGCCTCGTCTATGGCCCGCCTTGCCAGGCCTATGAATATGAATGCAAGTATCACACGCTCAGAGTTCAGTCCAGACATTATTATTTTTTTACCTGATCCTCTACCCCCTACTATCCTGCCAGGTTCGATCCTGACCCTGTTGAAGAATATCTCTCCGGTTGGCGAACCGCGCATTCCCATCTTCTCAAGCGATCTCCCCCTGTTGAATCCGCCATCACTGGCCAGTACTATCACCGATGAGTATCCGTCACCGTCCCTGCTGTGAACCAGGAAAAGGTCTGCGTACGGCGCGTTGGTGATAAACATTTTGCTTCCTGAAAGGTAAAGTTCCCCATCGACTTCATCGATATGGGTTGACATGGCAAGGGCATCTGAACCGGATCCCGGCTCGGTGAGGCACAGCGATCCTATGTAGTCGCCGGAGGCAAGTTTCGGGACAAAGGTCTCCCTTATGTATTTCGACCCGTTCCTGTATATGTTATCAAGGCACAGGTTGCTGTGAGCTCCATATGACAGCGCCAAAGATGGCGATGAATACCCAAGTTCATCCTCAATTATTGCCTGTGCAATGTAACCTGCCCCACTGCCTCCGTATTCAGGGGGTACGGTCACCCCAAGATAGCCCATTTTCCCCATCATTCTGAATTTATCAACTGGAAAATAATCATCCCTGTCAATCTTTGATCGGAGCGGTTCTATCTCCCTCCGGACGAATTCCCTTATGGATGATCTTATCATTTCGGACGCATCTGTATAACCCTGCATTGGTATATGTATCATATTTAAGCTATATATAGTTTATTAGATTATGATGGCATAATTTACATATAGATAAATCATACTTTGATCATGTATTAGGTAAGAAGATCAGCATATTTTTTGATATCCTCTGGATAATTTACGCTTACGAAGAACTTTTCCTCCTCTTCTGCTATGGGAACGCGGTCTATATCCGCCATGCTGAGGAATCCTATCAGGCTCTCCCCACCAGATTCGATGTAATCGCGCATGGCGTCATAGATGGCGTCGGTGTATATGCCGAACAGCGGCTCTATCAGGCCATCTGCATGCACAGGAAATGTGGGCTTGCCATCGTACGAACTTAATATCTTTTCTATTATGCGGTCCGTTATGAACGGCATATCACCCGCAACAGCGAAGAATGTGCCGAACCTGTCCATAGCACTGAGGACGGAATCCGTTATTATGCCGTCCGTTGTGTCCCGGACAACCCTGCACATGTCGCAGTTGAGTTCCGGATCCTTTGAGTAAAGTATGACCTCGCCGTGATTTTTCAATTTTGAAGCAACGATATCTATCATTCTGCGCCCATTTATCATAGCAGAATGCTTCCCGGGAAATCTGACGCTCTTCTTCGCAAATATGACGAAGATCATGCGTATGCATAGTATCTATCCAATAAATAGGTTTCCATATGCACCTTCATTGAGAGAAGCTTAAATTTTCCAAGAATCGTTATGTTTTTATTGCCTTTGATATTTCCACAATGCGGGCTCGTGGTCCAGTGGTTACGACGTCGCCCTTACAAGGCGGAGATCACCGGTTCGATCCCGGTCGGGCCCATTTAATCTATTAATAGAATACTTTCTATCCTGCTACTGGTTACGTTATTATGAAGCCTCAGCTGAAGTATCAGGAACTTCTTCCTGATGGCGATGTAAAAAGGATGATTTGAGAATTTAAAGGGCAAGGTCCGTCTTAACTGCGACTGTTTATTTGTGAGGATTAGGACATTATTGCTATCTCAACAGTACAAACTCCAAGGAAATTCTGGAAAATGCAGGAAACAATGAAAAGGAATTCAAAGATAAATTCATAGCTCTTATAAGAAAGCTCGAAAAAGAGGGCAAGGTAGGATCATATATAGTCAGATTCAGAAAAATAATCTTATCTAGGCTGAAGATAGTGTCCTGAATGTTGTTTCATAATATTCTTGTGATTCCCTTAACAAGATTCGTGATACTATCCAAATATTATTATCAGACGAATCAATAGTCTCTGCAGAGCTAAGAAAGAGGGTCCGAGGATAGAAACATATGGAGCATGCAATAGCATTGAGGAAATTTAAGAAGAGTATTTGGAAGACAATGCATTTAAGGAAAAATGGACTGTATTCATGAACTACATCGTAGAATCAACAGAAACTTTCGAGAGGGAATTCTTTAAGAATCACAAGGATAAAAAGGAGTGGTTACAGCATATGATAGAGAGATTGGAACAGGAACCACAGTCAGGAAAGCCACTAAGAGGCAAACTTCATGGTTTATGGCAGCTCAGAATCGGCCCTTTCAGAGTCTGGTACGAAATAAACGAGAGGGAAAGGAAAGTGATTCTCAGAGCGATACTTCACAAAGACGAAGCCAAAAAATATTATTAGAGCTCTTTAAGGAAATCTCTGGCATTCCTCACTCTTCCCTTCTGTATATCTTTTTCGCTTCTTTCCAGTTGATCCATTACATACTCGTTCTCAAGAGTCTCAACTGTAGCCTCAAGGCTATCCAGATCGGACTTTGGTATGCTTACTAGCCTTGACTGTTTTACTTTTGTCATAGTATGATTCCACATGCTTTCAGATTTTAATAATTTTTGGTATGCTCTGCTCGGTGTTCTTCAGAGCGCACCGCTGACGCTTACACCGCCCGGTCATGATCGAAGTACTATACCCGACTAGCTTTATCGCTATATTGGTTGTAAATGCTTTGCTCACAGCGATAACCGGCTTAGCAGTGGGGGAGGCAATAAACGTCGTCAAAAAGGCTCACGAGTTTAACAATACCAAGATGACAGGCGCAGGTATTTCTTCCTAAAAATTAGGGTATTTAAATTTGCTTGATGTTCATGTCACGAGTTTTTTTTATCTTAGTATTCACTAAAAACATTAATCAAATCCGATCGGGCCCATTACGATTTTTTATACAAATTAGAACTATATTATTCGTAGCAAGAAAATGAAGAGTTAGAGAAGGTTATGGGAGAGTATGGCCCTCTTTAGCCTGTTCTGAACACCTGGTATTGCTATCAGTACAGCTGCTACGGCAATGAATGAAACGGACGCATACAGGTAAAGGCCTGGGATGAAAACCGATAGTATGGTTACCACTGTGACAGGAGCAATGACGAATCCAACCACAAAATTCCTTCCGGAATACCGCGATGAAGGCGGTAGCTCTCCTATATCTATTATCTGGTATGGATTCACAAAGCCGGCAAGGTAAAAGCCAAGTATCAGCACTGAAGGCGATACTGCAAGCGTCATCACAGCCATCTCTGCGAACAGATACTCTCTGAGGATGAGGAAAAGGATCATGTTTACGATGATGAGCGGCATGAGTATTATTATCGTTGAAATTGCCTTCGCCAGTGCCATGTGCCTGAAATACACGGTTGCGGGCAGCGACATGAGTGCGAGCCATATTCTTTCCGTCTGTATCCAGCCCACTCCTCTCATAAGCGGATAAATGGCTATACCATATAGAATGTAATAGATCTCTATTATAGATCTTAACGACTTTGGTATGAATATGAATGCTATGCCGTAGAGTGCGGCTACGGCAATCGACATCCACACGGCGAGCCCAGTGTTGATCCTTCCTGTGTAGTTCCTCGATACTGCACCGACCCTGAGAGTCGATGCGCCGCCTACCATCTTGAGGTTGAACCTGTATATTGCCCCTATTGGGCTCGTTCCTGCAAAGCTTATGGATCTCCTTATGTTTGAAGTTCTGGGCGTAACGGACCGATAATAGTATGATATCCTCGGAGGATACATGATATTGTAAAGGACAAGAGAGGCGGCCAGCACAACATCTATAACGGTTCCGTACACTGGATATCCGGCGAATGTTGACGTCGGTGAATACGGAAAACGAATGAAACCCGGAAGGAGATACCAGATCAGGATGAAGCCTATCGCCATCAGTCTGTTCCTAATCTTCAGCTTTCTCATCAACGCCGCAATCGAAACATTGATCATCATCACCAGCCAGAGATCGATGGCGGCAGGAATGAGAAAAGCAGGATATTCAAGCGATGGAAGAAAATACATCAGGAAGAATGCATACATTGAGTTTATGACGAGCGCGGCCAGAAAGAAATCGAGCGACAGTCTTCTCGCCGGGATGGGTGATGTGAAGAGAAAGTCGAAGTCTGATTTCTTTAATATGAGAGCAGTCCCGATCATCACTATGAGCGAGATGAAGCTGAAGATTCCAAGAAAGACAGGAAACTCCGAACTTATTGGCCTCGCCGTTGGAATGGATATTGTTATAACGAAAACTGCCAGGGCCAGGAAAATTCCTGTTATCACGAGGAAAGAAGAGGAAACTCGCGTTCTAAGTATGAGCGAAAACAGTGATCTTCTCATGATCCACCCATTATTTTCGAGATCACGCCTTCTATCGTCAGGTTCTCTTCCCTGCTCATCTCCTTGAGTTCATCTATCTGCCCTGTCCATATCTGCCTCCCGCTGTTTATGATGATCGCCCGCCTTGTGAACCGTTCGGCTATTGACATTATGTGAGTTGAAACAAGAAAGGTCGCGTTCATGCTGTTGAAGTACTTTATTATCTTCTCCTGCGTGGGTATATCGAGATAATTCAGAGGCTCGTCAAGCAGCATTATCTTTGGGTCATGGATTATGGCCAGTGCAATGGATAGCTTCTGCCTGTTTCCCCTCGACAGGGTACTCACCCTGCTGTTCCTGTACTCATTCAGCTCCATTAAATTCAGCAGGAACTCCACCTTCTGCTCCAGATCCTCTGTTTTTCTGAGGGCACCGATGTATTCCAGGTTCTCCTTTACACTCAGCGTCAGGTAGGGTGAGGCGTCTTCCGGGAGATAGCCCATCAGCCTCTTTGCTTCGATCGAATCTGGATCGAAGCCACCCACCTTGACGCTTCCGGAATCTGGCTTTATGAGGCCAGCAAGTATCTTCAGTGTGGTGCTTTTCCCTGCGCCGTTAGGTCCGATGAGTGCCACGCTCTCTTGGCATTCGACATCGAATGATAACCCGTCCAGAGCTTTCTTGGTTCCGAATGATTTGGTCACGTCATTGAATTCGATGCAGTTCATTTTATGCAAAATATTCTATGTTGATAAATAATTCGGTTGAAGGTATGGATACTATCGATAAGTTCAGTTTCGATACCGTGGTGGCATATTCACCAGGCTTTTGAGGCCTGGCCTGGCAATAACCGAAACTGCAGATTCGTCCGCTGATGCGGTATATCCATTAGATTCGTGCCAGGCATCTGCACTCATTCCTTGAAAATTTGCCAGGATCCGTAAACAAGATTTAAATAGCGTCTCGATATATATTATCGCGTGCATCAAAAGATGAAGTCGATCTTCATGGGCCATATCAAAGATGCCCATTGCTGAGGTATCTGATGAACATCCTAAAGGCACGCAATTGACGGCATAAAAAGAGGTGCATACATGGCATTCAGGATAACGGCTAAATTCATCACGGGGGTAGTGGCAGTGGTGTTCATAATAGTGGGTGGATACCTCTTTGGCCTGGTCATAAAATCAGTTATAGACAGCATCAACAGGGGTGAATTTGAGTGGGGCCTGGCCCTTCTCGTTATAGGCATAATTGCCCTGGTTATCATAATACCGAAACCAAGGATAAGCAGCAAGGCAAAAAACCAGTGATTGCGTTATCAATTTTCATATTACGTTCTCTTCTCCTATTTTCAACGGGAAAGCCCTATCATGCTGTGGGCGTATGAAAATTCAATCTACAACGTTTTCCAGCAATTCCACATATGGTTCTTCATATGATATCCGCACCCTTGCGTTCAGCGGTATCATCATCTGATCCTCACCATGACCGAATGGAAGACCGTATATGGACACCTTCTTGAGGGAATTCATGTACATTTCTATTATGTCCTCAACGAATGGCATTGGATCTTCCGGATCAACATAGCTTTTGAATTCTCCGAACGCAAAGCCTTCAAACTTGTCAAGAATGCCTGCAAGCTTCATCGTGAACAGATAGCGATCGATATCGCCTGATGTCACGCCCGTATCCTCGGCGAACAGGATCTTTCCCTGGGAATCCGGCAGATAACCTGTACCTATAAGCGATGCGAAGACGGAGAGGTTTGTGCCCATGCTCAGGCCCTCAACCTTTCCCTGGATTATGTAGCGAACTATCCTCTCAACGTCAGAATTCAGGTGTGTTGTTTCTCCCTTGAGTATATCTATGAAATCCTTGAAGTCTGTCTTCGAGAACTTGTCCGGATCAGCTGCAGGCATGGGGCCATGGAATGTTATCAGTGAGGCCTTTGCATTGAGTGCCAGATGCAGAGCCGTTATATCGCTGTAACCTACGAATATCTTCGGATGATCCCTTATTGCATCGTAATCGATCAGCGGGAGTATATGAATGGATCCGTAGCCGCCCCTTGCGCAGAAGATTGCCTTCACATGATCGTCAAGGAACGCCTCCATGAGCTCATCCCGCCTGCTTGTGTCTGGTGCTGCCAGCTGGTTCATCTGCATGAGCTTCTTTATATTCCTGCCCAGCGTGACCCTGTATCCGGATTTTTTCAGCCTCGCTATGGATCTTGAAAGGTTCTTCATATCCGGTGCGCTTGCCGGTGCTATTATTCTTATCTCATCTCCTTCCTTCAGCCTCGGTGGTCTTATCCTCATCTTATCGCCTCCTTGAATTCGTTTTTCATTTTCTTCATCAAATTGCGGTCTCTTGTGATCTTTGCGGCTGCGCTTGCGGTGGCTTC
Protein-coding regions in this window:
- a CDS encoding S66 peptidase family protein, producing the protein MRIRPPRLKEGDEIRIIAPASAPDMKNLSRSIARLKKSGYRVTLGRNIKKLMQMNQLAAPDTSRRDELMEAFLDDHVKAIFCARGGYGSIHILPLIDYDAIRDHPKIFVGYSDITALHLALNAKASLITFHGPMPAADPDKFSKTDFKDFIDILKGETTHLNSDVERIVRYIIQGKVEGLSMGTNLSVFASLIGTGYLPDSQGKILFAEDTGVTSGDIDRYLFTMKLAGILDKFEGFAFGEFKSYVDPEDPMPFVEDIIEMYMNSLKKVSIYGLPFGHGEDQMMIPLNARVRISYEEPYVELLENVVD
- a CDS encoding ABC transporter ATP-binding protein codes for the protein MNCIEFNDVTKSFGTKKALDGLSFDVECQESVALIGPNGAGKSTTLKILAGLIKPDSGSVKVGGFDPDSIEAKRLMGYLPEDASPYLTLSVKENLEYIGALRKTEDLEQKVEFLLNLMELNEYRNSRVSTLSRGNRQKLSIALAIIHDPKIMLLDEPLNYLDIPTQEKIIKYFNSMNATFLVSTHIMSIAERFTRRAIIINSGRQIWTGQIDELKEMSREENLTIEGVISKIMGGS